A single genomic interval of Dysidea avara chromosome 8, odDysAvar1.4, whole genome shotgun sequence harbors:
- the LOC136263180 gene encoding uncharacterized protein, which produces MYIIDSEEMATPWKRFVIVFTLWMIIASQQAESKVVTIKNHGINSTTCCVEGSCPCSSLSFALENTMNNTIINITSESVPLNTTTSIGSGNLHNITITGNGATIMCNNSGGVYCGSCSDVIIEGITWDQCGDPNKQDKMAGIYLAVAHNIKIERCIFRGSQVCALDIYQASSNVTVRNTNFSYNVITRLVDYQCSGLKITTNNTNVSITVLDSSFMGNRHISSSYNLYGLLVKAIAIGTESHLSLTISRTVFVSNSGGAHIFVQTAFVAPIVLSELVFYNNTQQGILFPLLDARNSDTLLTMSNSSFTNNGNGGIVCAVLSMNTGKKVTIVVEHSNFTNNSASGTSGSAVYFHLDTNDNSDYIVSIQYCNFTNNNNQTVLIYTSESRISSHVVIISEVLVMGSQMTGNPSGGGVVSVVLNGLMNNTFIINNVTFLSNKYMEVAGGALYIKTANTNNQVNIINCLFQENTAYGEGAALFLVDGNTESSVTAYRSYITIQSNFTNNSGGNSVVYISAGSTFTVVRLTGKSVFHNNIGTAIHLLSSTLRLGQFGGDVIFSSNSANSGGALYCEHGATLLFYNAYGSRIHFYNNSAAQYGGAIYADLGSNCDAILSYGLPHSIWPIQFSKNSAGISGNSVYFNVQRHCKINSNYNSTNSILYFLYHLQYDEPRSKTIVSSPQSLLLYFREHDGVKTGDNTYLAKRNILGHRISFNGSVFDYFNHSAVPTQFDVQCHHNCAGIGLTDNRILVDNVTALSLTLTGEQVTSKGRNVTLKLKSVLEIFNKRISSSIVVELVPCSPGYTYDRTCNCCDCYHHQDIVDCVDDYNEIKRGYWFGTVRNTTTVSLCPKQYCEYGKHRKETRPGYCIIPQELDDQCKLHRTGIACGDCSSGYTLTYDSPDCVSYHQCSSLMTTLVIVLTILYWIAIIGVVFGVMNFRCRISSGYVYGMLYYYSIVDILLDNNPYITGGVFQLVSILSSFAKLSPQLFGKLCFVEGLSRIDQQFIHYSHAVAITLFLVIIIIIARHRPKVAYYVSHCIIHVICLLLLLAYTSLASTSLQLLKPLTFAGVDEVYVYLSPSYKYFRGRHSFYGIVATLCGLIVVIGMPLILLIQPFINPVVSFIKIMPILDQFQSCYKDKYRYFASYYLICRLVIILIVFICDSNYYTMLYCLQTACVVIAMIHIWIQPYKDSFLNGLDGVILLTLTLVVNINSFTFLSTATPGIISALVVFPLLIFCITGIKKLIGYCMSRRKVEPYLDFDEFDRYNDERVNRNKSKKLRAVKYNSVSTTGDDDDVDDDYMLDP; this is translated from the exons ATGTATATTATTGACTCTGAAGAGATGGCGACGCCCTGGAAAAG GTTTGTGATAGTATTCACTTTGTGGATGATCATAGCCAGTCAACAAGCAGAAAGTAAAGTGGTCACCATTAAAAACCATGGCATTAACAGCACCACATGCTGTGTGGAAGGATCATGTCCTTGCAGCTCATTGTCTTTTGCATTAGAAAACACAATGAATAATACCAtcataaacatcacatcagaatcAGTTCCACTAAACACTACCACTTCAATAGGATCAGGAAacctacacaacattacaataacTGGTAATGGTGCTACTATCATGTGTAACAATAGTGGAGGTGTGTACTGTGGGTCatgtagtgatgtcatcattgaAGGGATCACATGGGACCAGTGCGGTGATCCTAACAAGCAGGATAAAATGGCAGGAATTTATTTAGCTGTTGCTCACAATATCAAAATAGAGAGATGCATTTTTCGAGGATCTCAAGTCTGTGCATTAGATATATATCAAGCCAGTTCTAACGTTACTGTGAGAAACACTAACTTTTCCTACAATGTTATAACAAGACTAGTTGATTATCAATGCAGTGGATTAAAGATTACAACTAACAACACAAATGTAAGTATCACAGTTTTGGATAGCAGTTTCATGGGTAATAGACACATTAGCAGTAGCTACAATTTATATGGGCTTCTTGTAAAGGCTATAGCTATAGGTACTGAATCGCATCTCAGTTTAACTATTAGTCGAACTGTGTTTGTGTCCAATTCTGGAGGAGCACACATCTTTGTTCAAACTGCTTTTGTTGCACCAATTGTTTTGTCTGAACTAGTGTTTTATAATAACACACAACAAGGCATTTTGTTTCCATTACTTGATGCACGTAATAGTGATACACTTCTGACAATGTCCAATTCGTCCTTTACCAACAATGGTAATGGTGGTATAGTTTGTGCTGTCCTTAGTATGAACACAGGCAAAAAGGTTACTATTGTGGTTGAACATTCTAATTTTACAAACAACAGTGCCTCTGGTACTTCTGGTAGTGCAGTATATTTCCACTTGGACACCAATGATAACAGTGATTATATTGTCTCCATACAATACTGTAACTTTACTAACAATAACAATCAAACTGTATTGATTTATACATCAGAGAGTAGAATATCATCACATGTGGTAATTATTAGTGAGGTTCTGGTGATGGGTAGTCAGATGACAGGTAACCCTTCTGGTGGTGGAGTTGTTTCTGTTGTACTCAATGGTTTAATGAACAATACCTTCATCATCAATAACGTGACATTTTTATCCAATAAATACATGGAAGTAGCTGGAGGTGCTTTATATATCAAAACTGCTAACACAAATAATCAAGTCAACATCATAAACTGTCTCTTCCAAGAGAACACTGCTTATGGGGAAGGTGCTGCTTTGTTTCTTGTAGATGGTAATACTGAAAGTAGTGTAACTGCATACAGAAGTTACATAACAATCCAGTCAAACTTCACTAATAACAGTGGTGGGAACAGTGTTGTGTACATTTCAGCTGGTTCAACTTTTACAGTGGTACGTTTGACTGGCAAGTCAGTATTCCACAACAACATTGGTACAGCTATACATTTACTGTCCTCTACCCTCAGGTTAGGACAGTTTGGTGGTGATGTAATATTCAGTAGCAATTCTGCCAATAGTGGAGGTGCACTTTATTGTGAACATGGAGCTACACTACTTTTTTACAATGCATATGGATCCAGaatacatttttataacaaTTCAGCTGCTCAATATGGAGGTGCCATATATGCAGATCTTGGTTCCAACTGTGATGCAATATTGTCTTATGGTTTACCACATAGTATTTGGCCCATACAGTTTTCCAAAAACTCTGCTGGAATATCTGGTAATTCAGTGTATTTCAATGTTCAACGACATTGCAAAATCAATTCTAATTATAACAGTACCAATTCTATACTATACTTCTTATACCATTTACAATATGATGAACCACGGTCAAAGACAATAGTCTCATCACCCCAATCACTGTTGTTATACTTCAGAGAGCATGATGGTGTCAAAACTGGTGATAATACATACCTTGCTAAACGCAATATTCTAGGTCACCGAATTTCATTTAATGGATCTGTCTTTGATTACTTTAATCATTCTGCTGTGCCAACACAGTTTGATGTCCAGTGTCATCACAATTGTGCTGGTATTGGACTGACTGACAACCGCATACTTGTTGACAATGTCACAGCTCTTAGTCTTACTTTAACTGGTGAACAAGTAACTTCAAAAGGTAGAAATGTTACTCTTAAACTTAAATCTGTACTTGAGATTTTTAACAAAAGAATTTCTTCCTCAATAGTAGTTGAGTTAGTACCTTGTTCTCCAGGATACACATATGACAGAACTTGTAATTGTTGTGATTGTTACCACCATCAGGATATTGTGGATTGTGTTGATGATTATAATGAGATAAAAAGAGGTTATTGGTTTGGTACTGTTAGGAATACAACTACTGTATCTCTCTGCCCAAAGCAGTACTGTGAGTATGGTAAGCATCGTAAAGAGACCAGACCAGGTTATTGCATCATACCACAAGAATTAGATGATCAGTGTAAACTACACAGGACAGGAATCGCTTGTGGTGACTGTAGTTCAGGATATACTCTAACATATGATTCACCTGACTGTGTCAGCTATCACCAATGTTCTTCTCTAATGACAACGTTAGTTATAGTGTTGACTATTCTGTATTGGATTGCTATAATAGGAGTTGTGTTTGGTGTAATGAACTTTCGGTGTCGAATATCATCAGGGTATGTGTACGGGATGCTCTATTATTACAGCATTGTGGATATATTATTAGATAACAATCCCTACATCACTGGTGGTGTGTTTCAGTTAGTTTCCATACTGTCAAGTTTTGCTAAACTGTCACCTCAACTATTTGGTAAGCTGTGTTTTGTGGAAGGACTGAGTAGAATTGATCAACAGTTCATTCATTATTCACATGCAGTAGCTATTACATTGTTTTTGGTGATAATCATTATTATAGCAAGACACCGTCCAAAGGTTGCCTACTATGTCAGCCACTGTATAATACATGTCATCTGTCTTCTGTTGCTGCTTGCATATACTTCACTAGCATCCACTTCATTGCAGTTACTAAAACCATTAACATTTGCAGGTGTTGATGAGGTATACGTGTATTTGTCTCCAAGTTACAAGTATTTTAGAGGTCGTCATTCCTTCTATGGTATTGTTGCTACATTATGTGGACTAATTGTGGTAATTGGTATGCCATTGATACTACTGATACAACCATTCATTAATCCTGTTGTGAGTTTCATCAAAATTATGCCAATACTTGATCAGTTTCAAAGCTGCTACAAAGACAAGTATCGCTACTTTGCTTCCTACTACCTTATCTGTCGATTAGTGATTATCCTAATTGTGTTTATCTGTGACAGCAACTACTACACCATGTTATACTGTCTACAAACAGCCTGTGTTGTTATTGCCATGATTCATATTTGGATTCAGCCATACAAAGATAGCTTTCTCAATGGATTAGATGGTGTGATTTTACTGACGCTAACTTTAGTTGTCAATATTAACTCATTCACTTTCTTGTCTACTGCTACTCCAGGAATAATTTCAGCTCTGGTGGTCTTTCCTCTGCTAATCTTCTGTATCACTGGGATTAAGAAGTTGATTGGTTACTGCATGTCAAGGAGAAAAGTAGAGCCATACCTGGATTTTGATGAGTTTGATAGGTACAATGATGAGCGAGTTAATAGGAACAAGAGTAAAAAGCTGAG GGCTGTTAAATACAATAGTGTTAGCACTACtggagatgatgatgatgttgatgatgatTACATGTTGGATCCATGA